The Halostella limicola genome includes the window TCTACAACGCGGGTCACGGCGGCCGCCTGCGATCGCTGCCGGCGCTGCCGGCGCTCGCCGGCTCCGCCCTCGCCGCGGTCGGCGTCTTCGGCCTCGGCGCGGCCGCCGGCGCGAACGTCTTTCTCTACGGCCTCGTCGCCTCCGCGGTGCTGCTGCTCGGCGGCGCGTACTACACCTCGCGCGTGCCGGGCCGCCGGGCCGAGCGCCGCGCCGGGGCGGTCGTGTCGGCGGCCATCGTGGCGTGTCTCGCCGAGTACGTCCTGCTCTCCGGCTGACTCTCACTCGTCCTCGACCACGACGACGATCCGGGGCTCGTCGGTCGATTCCGGACACGACTCGGCCCGCTCGACGGGTATCGTGCCGTTGTCGACCGCCGCCCGCTCCTCGGTCTCCAGCCAGATCCACGCCTCGGCGGTCACCGTCTCCCCGGCCCCGACGCTGTCGGGCACCGACCACTCCTCGGCGCTCCGTCGGTAGTCGACCGGCCGGTCCCGCCGGTCGGGCGCGTAGACGCAGGCCGTTGCCCGCGGGAAGTCCGCCGACTCCCGGAAGACGAACTCGTTCTCGGCCGTGACCGTCCCGACCCTGACTTCGTAGTCGCCGGCGTTCGCGCTCTCGGCCGCCGTGAACCCGTACGCCACGCCCCCGACCAGCAGGTCGGCGGTGACGAAGACGGCCGCCACCACGAGCAGGAC containing:
- a CDS encoding DUF1109 domain-containing protein; protein product: MKFEFDSSKVLYAVGVLFGIGALIYFARDLVFDLSLTVKAALLPVLFVGLFVAASAVRRAGLDAVLYVLSAATYVAFVGYVVSRFDVGDTGIFLALAASSVLFVGLGYLHRERGLRVEAGTAKRVALVLLVVAAVFVTADLLVGGVAYGFTAAESANAGDYEVRVGTVTAENEFVFRESADFPRATACVYAPDRRDRPVDYRRSAEEWSVPDSVGAGETVTAEAWIWLETEERAAVDNGTIPVERAESCPESTDEPRIVVVVEDE